GGAGCAAGCGCCTGCACCAGCACGTAGGCGGCCAGGAACCACAGCGGCGAGCCGATGCCGATCGCGACCGTGTCGACGAGCACGGGGTCGGCGCCGACCGCCCACGCAGCAGCGAGCGCGACGGCGAGGAAGACGAACAGCGGCAGCGCGGGGCGAGCGAGCCGCGCCAGCCGGGTGCGCACGAACGCGTTGGCGTCGCCACCTCGCCGCTCGAGACTCTGCCAGCCCGCCATCGCTGCGAAGCCGCCGACCACGAAGAACAGCGGCATGATGTCGCCGATCCAGGTCGCGCCGGCGAACCAGGGCTGCGCCTCGACGGTGCGCTCGATCACGAGCGAGCCGTCTGCCGCGCGGCCGACCCCCACGAACAGCAGGTGGATGACGACGACGAGCAGCACGCACGCGACGCGCGCCAGGTCGAGCGTCAGATCCCGCGAGGCGAGCCGCTGCTCGAGGGCACCCGCGGCGGCGTCCGGCCTCCCGCTCACCGGCGTCCGCCGGCCCACACGCAACGGCTCAAGCTTCGAGCGCGTCGAGGAACTCCTGCACCCGCTTGCGCACGCGGTCACGGATGCGTCGCACCTCGTCGGTGCCGAGACCGGCCGGGTCTTCGAAGTCCCACGCCTCGACGGTCTGGCCCTCGACGGTCTCGAACGGGTGCTCGATGAGCATCGTCACGACCACGTCAGCCGCACGGGCGACATCGTCGGTGACGGGCTTCGGGTAGCTCTCTGCCAGCGGGACGCCGTCCTCCGCCATCACATCGGTCACCGTGCGCAGCACCTGGTCTGCGGGGCTGAGCGCCGCCGAGAGCGCCTCGACGCGGCCGTCGCCGAGCGCGTTGAGGTAGGCGGCGGCCATCTGCGAGATGCCGTCGTTGCGGATGGACTCGACGAGGACGCGCACGGGACCGCCCTCCTCGCGGTGGTCGCCGAGCTCGAGCGCCTGCAGGCGATCGGCCGCGAACTTCAGCGCCAGCGTCGGCAGGTGCGTCTTGATGCGCGCACCGCGGGCGAGCGTCGCGTGCGACTCGAACACGATGCGCTCCACGAGCCTCGCGTCGAGGCCCGGATGCAGCTCTGCGAGGTGCGCGGCACCTCGGCGCAGAGCCTCCTCAGGAGAGTTCAGTCCTTGCGCGGTCTCGGTCATGCCGGCTCCCTCGGTCGACGTGGCGAGATCAGGGTACGACCGCGACGACCGCCTGCCAAGACCCGCCCGCAACCGAGATCTCGACTGACGCATCCACTCGCCGAGCACCATCGCTACAGCACCGGGGCGTGCCGCTCGAGGAACTCGTAGAGCTCCGCGTCGTCGACGCCGGGGAAGGTGCCGCTCGGCAGCGGCGCGAGCGTGTGCTGGTGCATGCGCGCGGAGGCCCACGACTTCTTGCGCCAGCGGCTCGCGAGCGCTCCGTCGGGCCGGGCGCAGCAGCGCTCGTCCGGACAGGTGGAGACCTGGCGGAACGCCGTCTGCGAGCCTCGGAAGTACTTTGCCTCGTCGAAGGGCACGCCGAACGAGATCGAGAACTCGCCGTCGGCGCCCGAGCCGATCTGCGTCGAGCACCAGTAGGTGCCCGCGGGCGTGTCGGTGTACTGGTAGAACTCGGTCGTCCGGGACGTGCGCTCGAAGGCGCTGCGGGCGGCGAACTTGCGGCAGACGAGCTGTCCCTCGGCGTGACCGGATGCGTCGACCGGGATGGGCAGGCCGTCGTTCTCGTAGACGCGCGAGAGCGCGCCATCCTCCTGCACGCGCAGGAAGTGCACACGCAGGTCGAGGTCGCGCGTCGCCAGGTTGGTGAATCGCATGGCGGCGGTCTCGTGCGTGACGCCGAACGCGTCGCGGAAGTCCTCGACCGCCAGGTTGCGCTCCTTCTTCGCCCTTCGCAGGTAGTCGATGGCGCGCGAGCGCGGCATGAGCGTCGCGGCGGCGAAGTAGTTGATCTCGAGGCGCTGTTGCAGGAACTGGCGGTAGTCGCGCGGCTCACTGTGGTCGAGCAGCCGGTGCGCGATCGCCTGCAGCGCCATGGAGCGCAGGCCGTGGCCACCGGGGATGGACGCGGGCGGCAGGTAGATGCGGCCGGTCTCGAGGTCGGTGACCGAACGGGTCGAGTGCGGCAGATCGGTCACGAACACCAGCTCGAAGCCGAGCCGCGCGGCGATCTCGCTGACGGTGCGGTGCGTGAGGCTGCCGCCTTCGTAGCCCACGGCCCGCAGCTGCTCCTCGGCAAGCTCATCGAGCGCCGGCAGCGCGTTGCTCTGCTCGCGCATCGCGTGCCGCAGCGCCGTCGCGTCGCGGCGCGCCTGCTCGGGTGTCGCGATCGCCTCGCGGGCGCGGCGGTCGAGCTCGCGGTGCATGCCCACGAGTGCTCCCAGCAGCTCGTCGCTCATCGCACGGGTCGGCCGCACGCTCGGCAGGCCGAGGCGCCGGTAGCTCGTGCCCTCCTGCAGCCGGTGCAGATCGAGCTCCATGCGGCTGCGCTCGGTGGGCGGCTCAGGGTCGAGCAGCTGCGAGGTCGAGACGCCCAGCACGTCGGCGATCGCCTGCAGGTGACTGAGCTTCGGCTCGCGATGGCCGTTCTCGATCAGCGACAGCTGGCTGCCCGCCAGCCCGATCTGCTCGCCCAGCGCATCGAGCGTCAACTCGGACGCGGAGCGGAAATGACGGATGCGGTGCCCAAGGACTGCTGCGTCGACCATAGAGACAGTGTACGAAAGTTCTATCGATTCTTCGCCATGTTCGTCCGCAACGGTGTGACGGTGTCGCTTTGGTGCGCCCGGAGCGCGCAAGTTTCGTCGAAGTGAAGGATGCGCGGAATCTTCCGTCGGATCGCCGCCGCCGAGCGGGTGCGCGGGGTGAGACTCGAGACATGACGATCCTCCCTCCCGCGCCGACCCGCTCATCCGCCAAGCCTGTGAAGGCCGCATCGGTCAGCGCCCCCGACGGCGCCGACCCGGGCGTCGTCTCGTGGGTGGCGTCGATCGCCGAGCTCACGGAGCCCAAGCACATCGTCTGGGCCGACGGCACGGAGGATGAGTTCCAGCGCCTCGTCGACATCATGCTCGAGGCCGGCACGATCGTGCCCGTGCCCGCGAGGCCCGGCAGCTACCTCGCCCGCTCTCACCCGGACGACGTTGCCCGCATGGAGAGCCGCACGTTCATCTGCGCCGAGGATGCCGATGACGCCGGCCCCACCAACAACTGGCGCGACCCGGCCTCGATGCGGCAGGTGCTCGGCGGCCTCTTCGACGGCGCGATGCGCGGCCGCACGATGTACGTCATCCCGTTCTCCATGGGTCCCGTCGGCGGCCCCATCTCGAAGCTCGGCATCGAGATCACCGACTCCCCCTACGTCGTGGCGTCGATGCACGCCATGACGCGCGTCGGCACCGCGGCGCTCGAGGCGATGCACGGCACGACCGACTGGGTGCCCGCCGTGCACTCGATCGGCGCGCCGCTCGCCGAGGGCGAGCAGGATGTGGCCTGGCCGTGCAACTCGACCCGCTACATCTCGCACTTCCCCGAGACGCGCGAGATCTGGTCGTTCGGCTCCGCCTACGGCGGCAACGCGCTGCTCGCCAAGAAGTGCTTCGCGCTCCGCATCGCATCCGTGCAGGCCCGTGACGAGGGCTGGCTCGCCGAGCACATGCTGCTGCTGCGCATGCGCCACGAAGACGGCCGCATGATGCACCTCGCCGGCGCCTTCCCCTCCGCCTGCGGCAAGACCAACCTGGCGATGCTGCAGCCGACCATCCCCGGCTGGACGGTCGAGACGCTCGGCGACGACATCGTGTGGATGCGGCCCGGCCCGGACGGCCGCCTGTGGGCGATCAATCCCGAGAACGGCTTCTTCGGCGTCGCGCCCGGCACGAGCGAGCAGACCAACGCCACCGCGATGGCGATGCTGCAGCACGACACGATCTTCACGAACGTCGCGCTCACCGACGACGGCGACGTCTGGTGGGAAGGCATGACGAAGGAAGCGCCAGAGGGCCTGACCGACTGGCAGGGCCGCCCGTACGACCCGGCCAACGGTCCGGCAGCGCACCCGAACGCGCGCTTCACGGTGCGCGCCGAGCAGGCGCCCTCGATCGCGCCCGACTGGGATGCGCCCGCCGGCGTGCCGCTCGACGCCATCATCTTCGGCGGCCGCCGCCCCACGCAGGTGCCGCTCGTGATGCAGGCGCGCGACTGGGAGCACGGGGTCTACATCGGCTCGACGGTCTCGAGCCAGCAGACCGCCGCTGCGGAGGGCACCGTCGGCGACATCCGCCGCGACCCGTTCGCCATGCTGCCTTTCTGCGGCTACAACATGGGCGACTACTTCTCGCACTGGATCGACATGGGCCACCGCCTCGGCCGCCACGCGCCGAAGATCTTCTCGGTCAACTGGTTCCGCCGCGATGACGAGGGCGGCTTCCTGTGGCCGGGCTTCGGCGAGAACGCCCGCGTGCTCGAGTGGATCGCCGGCCGGGTCAGCGGCGATGCCACGGGCGTCGACACCGCGATCGGCGTGATGCCGGCGGCGGGCGCGCTCAATCTCGACGGGCTCAACCTCGACGACGACGTGGTCGAGGAGCTCTTCCGGGTCGACCCGCGTGCGTGGCTCACGGAGCTCGTCGACATCGAGGCGTTCTTCGGCCAGTTCGGCCGCTCGCTGCCGACGGGGCTCGTGCGCCAGCTGAACCACGTGCGGTGGCGCCTCGAGCACGTGCAGCAGACAGAGGCCGTCTCCGTCTGACCCTGCTCCCTCCCCCCCCCCCCTCCCCCAGCGCAGCGTTGCAGCGAGTGGCGACGGATCCGACCGATCCGGTGCCACTCACTGCAACTCTTTGCGCTCGGCGTCGCGTCGCGCGAGGGCGTCGCGCACGCGCTGCACGAAGTGGGCGCCGCGGCGTGCCATGTGGTCGCGCGTGACACGCACGCTGATCCAGCCGTCGGCTTCGAATCGCGCGTAGCGCTCTATGTCGACGTGCCACTGCTTCTCGTCGCGATGACCGTCGCCTTCGTACTCGATCGCGATCTTCAGTTTCGGGTAGCCGAGATCGGGGCTCGAGGTGATGCCGTCGATCACGATCGTCGGATGCACGACTGGCTCGGGCAGTCCGGCCTCCACGATGAGCAGCCGCGTGATCGTCTCGAAGCGAGAATCCACACCCACCCGCGCATCCGCCGCCGCTGTCCGGAGGACCGGAGCTCCCGCGAGGCCACGGCACCGCGCGATGAAGGCAGCGAGCTGCTCGGGCGTCGCAAACGGCTGCCGCGGCTCTCTCGGCAGTCGCAGCCCCGGATACCAGCGCGAGGGAGTGAGCAGGGCATCCACGATCTGCACCATCGCCTCATGCGGGAGCTCGCGGGCGAGGGTCAGCGCCGCCGACAAGGGCTCGAGCACGCGCAGCCCATCGACCTCGGTGACAGAGAGCCGCTCGCGGTCGTATGCGATGTGGCGGGTTCCAGCTGTCATCCCCCGCGTCGCGCCTCTCGGGCGTGCGATCACCAGCGGCTCATCTCGTGACCAGGCCTGCGCGATCGGCATGCCCCAATGCCGCGCTGCCGTCAGACCGCCGAAGGAGTGGTCAGGCGCCATGAGCGGCTCGTACGCCCGCATCAGTGCGCCCGCGTCACCGATCGGTCGGGATCGCACGCGCCGAAACGGCATCTCGAGGTCACTGCCGCGCAGGCGACCCCTTCCGATCCCGGCGCGCATCGCATCGCGCACCAGGAATGCCTCAGCATCGAACGGCGCTGGCAGCTCGTGCGAAGTCCCCATTCCCGGAGGATGCCTCGACGCGACGCCGCCGCGAATCCACTTGCCCTCCCCCTGTGGAGAGCCGCCACCGCCCCGCGCTGGAGTTGCAGCGAGTGGCGCAGACGGAGTGGATCTGCGAGCCAGTGCCTGCAACTCTGCGGAGAGCGAGGGAGAGGGGTGAGGGAGGATGGAGGCATGCAGCCCAACCCGCTCTACAAGATCGGCGTGCCGGAGGTGCGCGAGCTCCTCGGCCGCGCGCCCTGGATGCTCCTGGTCTCGCATCCCGCATCCGGGCCCGTCGCATCCCCGTCACCCGTGCTCTTCGCGCCCGACGACGGCGGCGACGACGCCGAGCCGATCGTGCTCGAGACGCACCTGGGCCGCGCCGACGCGCGCCAGCACGGACTGCTGCAGCCGCGCGAGGACGGCGAGCCGCACCGGATGCTCGTGGTCGCGCAGGGCGAGCACGGCTACGTCTCCCCCAGCTGGTACGTCGGCGGCGATGCCGGCCAGATCCCGACCTGGAACTTCGAGATGGCGACGCTCACGTGCGACGTCGAGGTGCTCGACGCGCAGCGGAACCTCGAGACGCTGCAGCGACTCGTCGCCCACTTCGAGCAGGCCTACGCGGCCGACGGCGGCGTGCGGCTCGACGTCGACGACGACGGCAATCGCGGCATGGCGATGGGCACGATCGGCATCCGGCTGACGGTGCGGTCGTTCGACGCGAAGTCCAAGATGAGCCAGAACAAGTCGCCGCAGTCGCGGGCCGCCGTGCTCGCGCACCTGGATGCATCCAACCCGCGTCTCGCCGACCGCATGCGCACGCGTACGGCCGAACCCAGCACCGACACCGCGTCCGCGAGCGCCGCCGAACTCAACGGCGACACCGCGCCCACACGCGCCGCCGCGGCCTCCAACGACGCACCTTCCACGCGCGCCGCCGACCCCTCGACCGACGCCGCGCCCACGCGCGACGCCGACTGACCCCAACGTTCGACTGCGTCCGTTCGTCTCAGAGAGCAGAGGGAGACTCGCGTGGCAGCCAGGTGGGAGCTGGTCGTGGCTGAGCTCGTCGCCGAGCGCGGCGAGGCGCTGGTGCGGTACGCGAGCCTCCTCTCGGGAGATGAGGAGGAGGCGCGAGACATGGTGCAGGACGCCCTGACATCGACGTTCGGCAGGCTGCGCAACGGCTTCGCGGTCGAGCAGGCGGAGGCCTACGTGCGCAGGGCGATCGCCAACCGCTTCCTCGATCGCGCCCGCCGCGGGCAGCGCTGGCGCCGCATCGCGCCGCTGGTGGGTGAGCGCGAGCGCGTCGACTCCGGTTCGACGCTGACGGGCGAGCGGCTCGACATGGCGGCGCGGCTGCAGCGGCTGAGTCCGCGCGAGCGCGCCTGCATCGTGCTGCGCTACGACGAGGACCGCACCGTCGATCAGATCGCCGCCGAGCTCGGCATCTCGGCGGGCGCCGTCAAGCGATACCTGTCGGATGCGCTCGGCAAGCTGCGCGGGATGCTGGAGCGGGAGGGGCTCGCGTGAGCGACGACGACGAGCTCCGCAGCCGGCTGCAGGGCATCCCCGGGCCGCGTGCCGGGCTGGATGCGGACGCCGTGATCGCGCGCGCGAAGCGCAGGCGACGACCGAAGACCATCGCGCTGTCGTCGGCGGCGACGATCGCGGGCGTGCTGATCGTGGGGCCGCTCGTGGTGCCGGGGCTGACGGCGTTCGAGCCCGCGAGCATGTCGGGCGTCTCGAGCGAGTCGGGCGCGGCGCCGGAGTCGTATCCGGATTCGGCTCCGGAGTCGGATGGCGATGGTGCCGAGAGCCCGGCGGCGACGGAGGAGGGCGGCCCCGTGGAGCAGACGGATGCGGGCGAGGGCGACCAGGGAGCGTCCGGCGAGGGCGGCGAGGGCGCGCCCGGCGGCACGAACGCGTGCACGCCGATGCCCGCCGGCAACGCGGGGCTGGCGCTGCGCTTCCTCGACGATCCGTCGGACGGCACCGCCGACCTCGGCATCACGAACCTGACCGACGCGCAGCTCGAGGTGCGGCTCGACGATGTCGGCAGCGTCGAGGTGACCGCCGAAGGACAGGTCGTCTCGGCCGGCTTCTGGCCCGGCCGCTGGGGCCGCAGCATCGTCGCGCCGACGCAGGAGGGCATCGTCACCGTCGACCTCGAGCCCCGGCAGGCCTGCGCGGTGGGCGCAGGTGAGCCGGTCGCCATCGCGCCGGTCGCGACCGTGCTGGTCGTGCGGAACGGCGAGGAGGACGCGACCGAGCTGGTGATCGTCGGCGACCCCTGGCGGTGAGGCGGCGACGTTCGCTGAGAGCGGCACGGATCCGGCCGATCTCCAAGGTTCGCGGCAATGTGCGCTGGCTAGACTCGCGCCAAGTCGGCACCCCGAGAGGCCGACGGCTGGGAGCGCAGATGCAGGTCCGGATCGTCCGCCCGTTGGCAGTGGTTGCACTTGGTGCCGCCGGATTGCTGGGGCTCTCGGCCGGCGCGCTGTCGAGCGATGCTCCGCCGACCGGCGCGCTGTCGACCAGCGTGCTCGGCACCGAGGCCCCCGTCGATCTGGGTGGCGAGGTGGTCGTCGACACCACCGGCGAGCACATCGACGACCTGGCCGGCGTGCAGGAGCGCATCGAGTCGAACAACGCCTCGGGCGACGCCGACCTCTACGCCGTCGTCGTCGACACCTTCGACGGCATGGACTACGGCCAGTGGGCGGTCGAGTCCGCGAACGCCTCCGGTGTGCCGAGCGACGGCATGCTGCTCGCGATCGCCATGGATGACGGCCAGTACGGCATCGCCGTCACCGACAGCTACCCCTACTCGCGCGGTGAAGCAGAGGCGCTCGCGCGCGACGTGCTGTCGTCCGAGCTCGCCAACGGCAACGTCGATGGCGCGCTCATGTCCTACAGCGACGCGCTCGCAAGCGGCGTCGGTCTGGGCGGCGAGGGCGGCTCAGGCACAGAGGTGAACGTCGACGGCTCGGCCGTCTGGCCCGTCGTGGCGCTCGTCGGCGGCGCGGCCGTCGTGGGCGGTGGCGGCTACTTCATCTACCGCGGCGCGAAGCGCTCGAAGGCGAAGCGCGAGCAGCGCGAGGTCACGCAGCAGCAGCAGCTCAGCCTCGACGAGCTCAAGCAGCGCGCCGACATCGCGCTCGTGCAGCTCGACGACACCGTGCAGCAGAGCGAGCAGGAGCTCGCCTTCGCGAACGCGCAGTTCGGCGAGGATGCGGTGCGTCCCTACCGCGAGGCGCTCGACAAGGCGAAGGGCGGGCTGACGGAGGCATTCGGCCTGCAGCAGCAGCTCGACGACGCCTTCCCCGACACCGACCAGGAGCGGCACGAGTGGTCGAGCCGCATCCTGCAGATCGCCGAGGGCGCGGGCAACGAGCTCGCGAGCCACGGCACGTCGTTCGAGCAGCTGCGCGACCTCGAGCAGAACGCGCCGCAGGTGCTCGAGTCGGTGGCGCAGTCGCGCGCAGCGCTCGACGGCCGCATCGCGAACGCGAAGCAGATCCTCGACCGACTCGACGACGTGCACTCGGGAGCCTCGATCGACCCGGTGCGCGAGAACATCGCCGGCGCCGAGCGCCAGCTGCCCAACATCGACCAGTCGATCACTGCGGGCAGGGCGGCTGTGCAGGCCTCGAACGGCGCAGAGGCCGCGCTGACCGTGCACGCTGCGGAAGCCGCACTCGCCCAGGCCGGCGGCCTGCTGGCGGCGGTCGAGCGCGCACAGGGAGATCTCGACAACTCCTCGCGGCAGCTTGCCGACCTCGTGCAGGACTCGGTCGGCGACATCGCGGCCGCGAAGACGCTCAAGAGCACCTCGACGACCGACCTCGCCCCGCTCATCCGCCACGTCGAGGAGCAGGTCGGCATCGCACAGCAGCGCCCCACCGACACGCTCACCGTGCTCGCCAACCTGCAGCGCGCCAACCAGCGCCTCGACGAGGCGACCGGTCAGGTGCGCGAGGCAGGCGCAGGGCTGCATCGCTCACAGGCGGGGCTCGAGCGCTGGCTCGCCTCCGCGCGCGCCAACATCGACCGCGCCGAGGACTTCATCGCCACCCGCCGCATCGGCGTCGGCCCGCACGCGCGCCAGCTGCTCGCGACCGCGCAGCAGGAGCTCGCGCAGGCGCTGCGCATGCAGCAGCAGGATCCGGGCCAGGCATCGCAGCTCGCGCAGGCGGCCTCGCAGCACGCCGAGCAGGCGATGCAGGATGCCTCCGGCGACATCGGCGGCTGGGGCGGTCAGGCACGCAACCCGTACTACCGGCGCGATCGCGATGACCGCGGCGACGGGGGCGATGGGATCGGCAACATGGTCACGGGCGGCCTGCTCGGCTACATCCTCGGCGACATGATGAACGGCGGCGGCCACGGCTCCTCCGGCGGCGGGTACTCCGACCCGTTCGCTGGCGGAGGCGACGGCGGCGGTGGCGGCGGCGGTCTCGGCGACCTCTTCTCCGGCGGCGGCGGCTCCTTCGGTGGAGGCGGCGGAGGCGGCGGCTTCTTCGGTGGCGGCGGCTTCGGCGGCGGCGGAGGAGGCTTCGGCGGCGGCGGAGGCAGCTTCGGCGACTGAGGCCGCACCACCGCACCACCGACGGCCGCACGACGGGACGACCTTGACGCATCCGACGACCTGAACGCAGACTCCCACCAACCGAACCAGCTCGACCCAGAGGCCGCTCCGGCGGCAACGCAGGAAGGAACACCATGTCCAAGCAGTCCATCCTCGGCCGCATCGCGCAGCTCGCGAAGGCCAACATCAACTCGCTCCTCGACCAGGCCGAGGACCCCCAGAAGATGCTCGACCAGATGGTTCGGGACTACACGAACTCCATCGCAGAGGCAGAGGCCGCCATCGCGCAGACGATCGGCAACCTGCGCCTGCAGGAGCAGGACTACCAGGAGGACGTGCGCGCCGCCGACGACTGGGGTCGCAAGGCGCTCGCCGCGTCGCAGCGCGCCGACGAGATGCGCGCCGCGGGCTCGCCCGATGCCGCGAAGTTCGACAACCTCGCCAAGATCGCCATCGGCAAGCAGATGCAGTCGGAGTCGGAGGCACGCACCGCTGAGCCGTCGATCCAGTCGCAGAACGAGGTCGTCAACAAGCTGAAGACCGGCCTCGACACCATGAAGGGCAAGCTCGACGAGCTGCGGTCGAAGCGCTCCGAGCTCATCGCGCGCTCGAAGGTCGCCGAGGCCCAGACGCAGGTGCACGACGCCGTGAAGTCGATCGACATCCTCGACCCCACGAGCGAGATCGGCCGCTTCGAGGAGAAGATCCGTCGCGAGGAGGCCAAGGTGATGGGCCAGCAGGAGCTCGCCGCCTCGAGCCTCGACGCGCAGTTCGAGGCGCTCGAGGATGTCGGTCACCAGACCGAGATCGAGGCGCGCCTGGCCGCGCTCAAGCACGACCAGAAGGCCGTCGGCGCCGGTTCGGCACCGGCCGCGCAGGGCGCGGGCGACGCCGTCGAGGCTGAGGTCGTCGACCGCTGAGGCACGCTTCTCGCTGACGCGTTTGGAGGGGGCGGACGAAGGTTCGCCCCCTCTTCGCGTGCCACCGTTAGGTTGGCGCTGTGCCAGACAACGACGCAGTCACGACGCCCGCCCAGACGCCCGCCCAGACGCCCCGAGTCGCCACCGAGCGCCGTGGCCACATCCTGCACATCGCCCTCGACCGGGTCGACAAGCGCAACGCCGCCGACGAGCGGATGCTGCAGGAGCTCGCGCTCGCCTACGGTGAGCTCGACCGCGACCCCGAGCTGCGCGTCGGCGTCGTGAGCGCCCGCGGCGACCACTTCACCGGCGGGCTCGACCTCGCCGACATCGCGCCGAAGCTCGCGACCGGCCGCCTGTCGCTCGTGCCCGACGGCGGCCTCGACCCGTGGGGACTGCAGACGCCGGCCGTCTCGAAGCCCGTCCTGCTCGCGGTGCAGGG
The window above is part of the Agrococcus sp. ARC_14 genome. Proteins encoded here:
- a CDS encoding PspA/IM30 family protein encodes the protein MSKQSILGRIAQLAKANINSLLDQAEDPQKMLDQMVRDYTNSIAEAEAAIAQTIGNLRLQEQDYQEDVRAADDWGRKALAASQRADEMRAAGSPDAAKFDNLAKIAIGKQMQSESEARTAEPSIQSQNEVVNKLKTGLDTMKGKLDELRSKRSELIARSKVAEAQTQVHDAVKSIDILDPTSEIGRFEEKIRREEAKVMGQQELAASSLDAQFEALEDVGHQTEIEARLAALKHDQKAVGAGSAPAAQGAGDAVEAEVVDR
- a CDS encoding phosphoenolpyruvate carboxykinase (GTP) — protein: MTILPPAPTRSSAKPVKAASVSAPDGADPGVVSWVASIAELTEPKHIVWADGTEDEFQRLVDIMLEAGTIVPVPARPGSYLARSHPDDVARMESRTFICAEDADDAGPTNNWRDPASMRQVLGGLFDGAMRGRTMYVIPFSMGPVGGPISKLGIEITDSPYVVASMHAMTRVGTAALEAMHGTTDWVPAVHSIGAPLAEGEQDVAWPCNSTRYISHFPETREIWSFGSAYGGNALLAKKCFALRIASVQARDEGWLAEHMLLLRMRHEDGRMMHLAGAFPSACGKTNLAMLQPTIPGWTVETLGDDIVWMRPGPDGRLWAINPENGFFGVAPGTSEQTNATAMAMLQHDTIFTNVALTDDGDVWWEGMTKEAPEGLTDWQGRPYDPANGPAAHPNARFTVRAEQAPSIAPDWDAPAGVPLDAIIFGGRRPTQVPLVMQARDWEHGVYIGSTVSSQQTAAAEGTVGDIRRDPFAMLPFCGYNMGDYFSHWIDMGHRLGRHAPKIFSVNWFRRDDEGGFLWPGFGENARVLEWIAGRVSGDATGVDTAIGVMPAAGALNLDGLNLDDDVVEELFRVDPRAWLTELVDIEAFFGQFGRSLPTGLVRQLNHVRWRLEHVQQTEAVSV
- a CDS encoding sigma-70 family RNA polymerase sigma factor; the encoded protein is MAARWELVVAELVAERGEALVRYASLLSGDEEEARDMVQDALTSTFGRLRNGFAVEQAEAYVRRAIANRFLDRARRGQRWRRIAPLVGERERVDSGSTLTGERLDMAARLQRLSPRERACIVLRYDEDRTVDQIAAELGISAGAVKRYLSDALGKLRGMLEREGLA
- a CDS encoding XRE family transcriptional regulator yields the protein MVDAAVLGHRIRHFRSASELTLDALGEQIGLAGSQLSLIENGHREPKLSHLQAIADVLGVSTSQLLDPEPPTERSRMELDLHRLQEGTSYRRLGLPSVRPTRAMSDELLGALVGMHRELDRRAREAIATPEQARRDATALRHAMREQSNALPALDELAEEQLRAVGYEGGSLTHRTVSEIAARLGFELVFVTDLPHSTRSVTDLETGRIYLPPASIPGGHGLRSMALQAIAHRLLDHSEPRDYRQFLQQRLEINYFAAATLMPRSRAIDYLRRAKKERNLAVEDFRDAFGVTHETAAMRFTNLATRDLDLRVHFLRVQEDGALSRVYENDGLPIPVDASGHAEGQLVCRKFAARSAFERTSRTTEFYQYTDTPAGTYWCSTQIGSGADGEFSISFGVPFDEAKYFRGSQTAFRQVSTCPDERCCARPDGALASRWRKKSWASARMHQHTLAPLPSGTFPGVDDAELYEFLERHAPVL
- a CDS encoding FMN-binding negative transcriptional regulator; protein product: MQPNPLYKIGVPEVRELLGRAPWMLLVSHPASGPVASPSPVLFAPDDGGDDAEPIVLETHLGRADARQHGLLQPREDGEPHRMLVVAQGEHGYVSPSWYVGGDAGQIPTWNFEMATLTCDVEVLDAQRNLETLQRLVAHFEQAYAADGGVRLDVDDDGNRGMAMGTIGIRLTVRSFDAKSKMSQNKSPQSRAAVLAHLDASNPRLADRMRTRTAEPSTDTASASAAELNGDTAPTRAAAASNDAPSTRAADPSTDAAPTRDAD
- a CDS encoding TPM domain-containing protein, producing MVALGAAGLLGLSAGALSSDAPPTGALSTSVLGTEAPVDLGGEVVVDTTGEHIDDLAGVQERIESNNASGDADLYAVVVDTFDGMDYGQWAVESANASGVPSDGMLLAIAMDDGQYGIAVTDSYPYSRGEAEALARDVLSSELANGNVDGALMSYSDALASGVGLGGEGGSGTEVNVDGSAVWPVVALVGGAAVVGGGGYFIYRGAKRSKAKREQREVTQQQQLSLDELKQRADIALVQLDDTVQQSEQELAFANAQFGEDAVRPYREALDKAKGGLTEAFGLQQQLDDAFPDTDQERHEWSSRILQIAEGAGNELASHGTSFEQLRDLEQNAPQVLESVAQSRAALDGRIANAKQILDRLDDVHSGASIDPVRENIAGAERQLPNIDQSITAGRAAVQASNGAEAALTVHAAEAALAQAGGLLAAVERAQGDLDNSSRQLADLVQDSVGDIAAAKTLKSTSTTDLAPLIRHVEEQVGIAQQRPTDTLTVLANLQRANQRLDEATGQVREAGAGLHRSQAGLERWLASARANIDRAEDFIATRRIGVGPHARQLLATAQQELAQALRMQQQDPGQASQLAQAASQHAEQAMQDASGDIGGWGGQARNPYYRRDRDDRGDGGDGIGNMVTGGLLGYILGDMMNGGGHGSSGGGYSDPFAGGGDGGGGGGGLGDLFSGGGGSFGGGGGGGGFFGGGGFGGGGGGFGGGGGSFGD
- a CDS encoding arsenate reductase ArsC, with translation MTETAQGLNSPEEALRRGAAHLAELHPGLDARLVERIVFESHATLARGARIKTHLPTLALKFAADRLQALELGDHREEGGPVRVLVESIRNDGISQMAAAYLNALGDGRVEALSAALSPADQVLRTVTDVMAEDGVPLAESYPKPVTDDVARAADVVVTMLIEHPFETVEGQTVEAWDFEDPAGLGTDEVRRIRDRVRKRVQEFLDALEA